One Primulina tabacum isolate GXHZ01 chromosome 10, ASM2559414v2, whole genome shotgun sequence DNA segment encodes these proteins:
- the LOC142506230 gene encoding meiotic nuclear division protein 1 homolog isoform X1, producing MVPENRHGSCGSNHHLNSKVIHGKSKKRGLSLEEKREKMLQIFYDSQDFFLLKELEKLGPKKGVILQSVKDVIQSLVDDDLVFKDKIGTSVYFWSLPSCAGNQLRNIQKKLDSELQSCKKRYIEQVDHCNSLKKGREESDERDEALDELKAIELKYNELKDEIAQYADNDPATFEAMKNTIEVAHSATNRWTDNIFTLRQWCSKNFPQAKEQLDNLYNEVGITEDFDYVELPAAIPKCSIGDQMPEVDI from the exons ATGGTTCCCGAGAACAGACATGGTAGTTGTGGCAGTAACCACCATTTGAATTCCAAGGTCATTCATGGAAAG TCCAAAAAAAGAGGACTTTCATTGGAAGAAAAGCGTGAGAAAATGCTGCAAATTTTCTATGATTCACAGGACTTCTTCCTT ctcaaggagcttgagaagttGGGCCCAAAGAAAGGCGTCATCTTGCAGTCAGTAAAGGATGTAATTCAAAGCTTGGTGGATGATGACCTTGTTTTCAAGGACAAGATAGGAACTTCA GTATATTTTTGGAGCCTTCCTAGCTGTGCTGGCAACCAG CTAAGAAACATACAAAAAAAACTCGACTCTGAACTCCAAAGTTGTAAAAAACGATACATAGAACAAGTTGATCACTGCAATTCTCTGAAAAAGGGACGAGAGGAATCT GATGAACGAGATGAGGCACTTGACGAGCTTAAAGCTATTGAACTGAAATATAATGAGCTTAAG GATGAGATCGCACAATATGCCGACAATGATCCGGCTACCTTTGAAGCAATGA AAAACACTATTGAAGTGGCCCATTCAGCAACCAACAGATGGACAG ATAACATCTTCACTCTACGACAGTGGTGTTCAAAAAACTTCCCTCAGGCAAAAGAGCAACTTGATAACCTTTACAACGAG GTAGGAATAACTGAAGACTTCGATTATGTGGAGTTACCTGCTGCTATTCCAAAATGCTCTATCGGAGATCAGATGCCTGAAGTTGATATTTAA
- the LOC142506230 gene encoding meiotic nuclear division protein 1 homolog isoform X2 produces MVPENRHGSCGSNHHLNSKSKKRGLSLEEKREKMLQIFYDSQDFFLLKELEKLGPKKGVILQSVKDVIQSLVDDDLVFKDKIGTSVYFWSLPSCAGNQLRNIQKKLDSELQSCKKRYIEQVDHCNSLKKGREESDERDEALDELKAIELKYNELKDEIAQYADNDPATFEAMKNTIEVAHSATNRWTDNIFTLRQWCSKNFPQAKEQLDNLYNEVGITEDFDYVELPAAIPKCSIGDQMPEVDI; encoded by the exons ATGGTTCCCGAGAACAGACATGGTAGTTGTGGCAGTAACCACCATTTGAATTCCAAG TCCAAAAAAAGAGGACTTTCATTGGAAGAAAAGCGTGAGAAAATGCTGCAAATTTTCTATGATTCACAGGACTTCTTCCTT ctcaaggagcttgagaagttGGGCCCAAAGAAAGGCGTCATCTTGCAGTCAGTAAAGGATGTAATTCAAAGCTTGGTGGATGATGACCTTGTTTTCAAGGACAAGATAGGAACTTCA GTATATTTTTGGAGCCTTCCTAGCTGTGCTGGCAACCAG CTAAGAAACATACAAAAAAAACTCGACTCTGAACTCCAAAGTTGTAAAAAACGATACATAGAACAAGTTGATCACTGCAATTCTCTGAAAAAGGGACGAGAGGAATCT GATGAACGAGATGAGGCACTTGACGAGCTTAAAGCTATTGAACTGAAATATAATGAGCTTAAG GATGAGATCGCACAATATGCCGACAATGATCCGGCTACCTTTGAAGCAATGA AAAACACTATTGAAGTGGCCCATTCAGCAACCAACAGATGGACAG ATAACATCTTCACTCTACGACAGTGGTGTTCAAAAAACTTCCCTCAGGCAAAAGAGCAACTTGATAACCTTTACAACGAG GTAGGAATAACTGAAGACTTCGATTATGTGGAGTTACCTGCTGCTATTCCAAAATGCTCTATCGGAGATCAGATGCCTGAAGTTGATATTTAA
- the LOC142506230 gene encoding meiotic nuclear division protein 1 homolog isoform X3, with protein sequence MSKKRGLSLEEKREKMLQIFYDSQDFFLLKELEKLGPKKGVILQSVKDVIQSLVDDDLVFKDKIGTSVYFWSLPSCAGNQLRNIQKKLDSELQSCKKRYIEQVDHCNSLKKGREESDERDEALDELKAIELKYNELKDEIAQYADNDPATFEAMKNTIEVAHSATNRWTDNIFTLRQWCSKNFPQAKEQLDNLYNEVGITEDFDYVELPAAIPKCSIGDQMPEVDI encoded by the exons TCCAAAAAAAGAGGACTTTCATTGGAAGAAAAGCGTGAGAAAATGCTGCAAATTTTCTATGATTCACAGGACTTCTTCCTT ctcaaggagcttgagaagttGGGCCCAAAGAAAGGCGTCATCTTGCAGTCAGTAAAGGATGTAATTCAAAGCTTGGTGGATGATGACCTTGTTTTCAAGGACAAGATAGGAACTTCA GTATATTTTTGGAGCCTTCCTAGCTGTGCTGGCAACCAG CTAAGAAACATACAAAAAAAACTCGACTCTGAACTCCAAAGTTGTAAAAAACGATACATAGAACAAGTTGATCACTGCAATTCTCTGAAAAAGGGACGAGAGGAATCT GATGAACGAGATGAGGCACTTGACGAGCTTAAAGCTATTGAACTGAAATATAATGAGCTTAAG GATGAGATCGCACAATATGCCGACAATGATCCGGCTACCTTTGAAGCAATGA AAAACACTATTGAAGTGGCCCATTCAGCAACCAACAGATGGACAG ATAACATCTTCACTCTACGACAGTGGTGTTCAAAAAACTTCCCTCAGGCAAAAGAGCAACTTGATAACCTTTACAACGAG GTAGGAATAACTGAAGACTTCGATTATGTGGAGTTACCTGCTGCTATTCCAAAATGCTCTATCGGAGATCAGATGCCTGAAGTTGATATTTAA
- the LOC142506230 gene encoding meiotic nuclear division protein 1 homolog isoform X4: protein MLQIFYDSQDFFLLKELEKLGPKKGVILQSVKDVIQSLVDDDLVFKDKIGTSVYFWSLPSCAGNQLRNIQKKLDSELQSCKKRYIEQVDHCNSLKKGREESDERDEALDELKAIELKYNELKDEIAQYADNDPATFEAMKNTIEVAHSATNRWTDNIFTLRQWCSKNFPQAKEQLDNLYNEVGITEDFDYVELPAAIPKCSIGDQMPEVDI from the exons ATGCTGCAAATTTTCTATGATTCACAGGACTTCTTCCTT ctcaaggagcttgagaagttGGGCCCAAAGAAAGGCGTCATCTTGCAGTCAGTAAAGGATGTAATTCAAAGCTTGGTGGATGATGACCTTGTTTTCAAGGACAAGATAGGAACTTCA GTATATTTTTGGAGCCTTCCTAGCTGTGCTGGCAACCAG CTAAGAAACATACAAAAAAAACTCGACTCTGAACTCCAAAGTTGTAAAAAACGATACATAGAACAAGTTGATCACTGCAATTCTCTGAAAAAGGGACGAGAGGAATCT GATGAACGAGATGAGGCACTTGACGAGCTTAAAGCTATTGAACTGAAATATAATGAGCTTAAG GATGAGATCGCACAATATGCCGACAATGATCCGGCTACCTTTGAAGCAATGA AAAACACTATTGAAGTGGCCCATTCAGCAACCAACAGATGGACAG ATAACATCTTCACTCTACGACAGTGGTGTTCAAAAAACTTCCCTCAGGCAAAAGAGCAACTTGATAACCTTTACAACGAG GTAGGAATAACTGAAGACTTCGATTATGTGGAGTTACCTGCTGCTATTCCAAAATGCTCTATCGGAGATCAGATGCCTGAAGTTGATATTTAA